A genomic window from Ascaphus truei isolate aAscTru1 chromosome 1, aAscTru1.hap1, whole genome shotgun sequence includes:
- the PDE4D gene encoding 3',5'-cyclic-AMP phosphodiesterase 4D isoform X7, with translation MCNQPSINKANIPEEAYQKLASETLEELDWCLDQLETLQTRHSVSEMASNKFKRMLNRELTHLSEMSRSGNQVSEYISNTFLDKQHEVEMPSQAQKEKEKEKKKRPMSQISGVKKLMHSSSLTNSNIPRFGVKTEHEDSLAKELDDVNRWGLNVFKVAEHSGNRPLTVVIHTIFQERDLLKTFKIPVETLVTYLMTLEDHYHADVAYHNNIHAADVAQSTHVLLSTPALEAVFTDLEILAAIFASAIHDVDHPGVSNQFLINTNSELALMYNDSSVLENHHLAVGFKLLQEENCDIFQNLTKKQRQSLRKMVIDIVLATDMSKHMNLLADLKTMVETKKVTSSGVLLLDNYSDRIQVLQNMVHCADLSNPTKPLQLYRHWTDRIMEEFFRQGDRERERGMEISPMCDKHNASVEKSQVGFIDYIVHPLWETWADLVHPDAQDILDTLEDNREWYQSTIPQSPSPAPDEQEEGRQGQTDKFQFELTLEEDGESDTEKDSGSQVEEDTSCSDSKTLCTQDSESTEIPLDEQVDEEECQIEPSALEEELSPDT, from the exons TTCAAGAGAATGCTCAACCGGGAGCTTACCCACTTATCTGAAATGAGCCGGTCCGGCAACCAGGTCTCCGAATATATTTCAAACACATTTTTAG ATAAACAACATGAAGTGGAAATGCCTTCACAGGCCCagaaggagaaagagaaagagaaaaaaaagagacccaTGTCCCAGATCAGTGGGGTGAAAAAACTAATGCACAGCTCTAGCTTAACAAATTCAAATATCCCCAGGTTTGGAGTCAAAACTGAACATGAGGATTCTCTAGCCAAG GAACTTGATGATGTGAACAGATGGGGCCTTAATGTTTTTAAAGTAGCAGAGCATTCTGGAAACCGTCCTCTAACAGTCGTCATACACACTATTTTTCAG GAACGAGATCTATTGAAGACATTTAAAATTCCAGTGGAGACTTTAGTTACGTACTTAATGACTCTAGAGGATCATTACCATGCTGATGTGGCTTATCATAATAACATACATGCAGCGGATGTTGCACAGTCTACCCACGTGCTGCTATCGACCCCAGCTTTAGAG GCAGTCTTCACTGATCTGGAAATTCTTGCTGCAATCTTTGCCAGTGCAATACATGATGTTGACCATCCTGGAGTTTCCAACCAGTTTCTTATCAACACAA ACTCAGAATTAGCCTTGATGTACAATGATTCATCCGTCCTGGAGAACCACCATTTAGCTGTGGGCTTTAAGCTGCTGCAAGAAGAGAATTGTGACATTTTCCAGAACTTGACCAAAAAGCAGAGACAATCACTAAGGAAAATGGTCATTGACATA GTGCTTGCAACGGACATGTCTAAGCATATGAACTTATTGGCTGATTTGAAAACAATGGTTGAAACAAAGAAAGTGACAAGCTCGGGGGTCCTCCTTCTTGATAACTATTCAGACAGGATACAG GTTCTGCAGAATATGGTGCATTGTGCAGATTTAAGCAATCCAACCAAACCTCTGCAGCTGTACCGACATTGGACGGATAGAATAATGGAGGAGTTCTTCAGGCAAGGAGACCGGGAAAGGGAAAGGGGCATGGAAATTAGTCCCATGTGTGATAAGCACAATGCATCTGTTGAAAAATCACAG GTGGGGTTCATAGACTACATTGTTCATCCTTTGTGGGAGACATGGGCAGACCTTGTTCACCCTGATGCCCAGGATATTTTGGACACATTGGAGGACAATCGTGAATGGTACCAGAGCACAATTCCTCAGAGTCCATCCCCTGCACCAGACGAGCAGGAAGAAGGTAGACAAGGCCAAACTGACAAATTCCAGTTTGAACTTACACTAGAAGAGGATGGGGAGTCGGACACAGAAAAGGACAGTGGAAGTCAAGTGGAAGAAGACACCAGCTGCAGTGACTCAAAAACTCTTTGTACCCAGGACTCAGAATCTACCGAAATTCCACTTGACGAGCAAGTGGATGAAGAAGAATGCCAGATAGAACCTAGCGCACTAGAGGAAGAACTTTCTCCTGACACGTAA
- the PDE4D gene encoding 3',5'-cyclic-AMP phosphodiesterase 4D isoform X8 has product MPEANYLLSVSWGYIKFKRMLNRELTHLSEMSRSGNQVSEYISNTFLDKQHEVEMPSQAQKEKEKEKKKRPMSQISGVKKLMHSSSLTNSNIPRFGVKTEHEDSLAKELDDVNRWGLNVFKVAEHSGNRPLTVVIHTIFQERDLLKTFKIPVETLVTYLMTLEDHYHADVAYHNNIHAADVAQSTHVLLSTPALEAVFTDLEILAAIFASAIHDVDHPGVSNQFLINTNSELALMYNDSSVLENHHLAVGFKLLQEENCDIFQNLTKKQRQSLRKMVIDIVLATDMSKHMNLLADLKTMVETKKVTSSGVLLLDNYSDRIQVLQNMVHCADLSNPTKPLQLYRHWTDRIMEEFFRQGDRERERGMEISPMCDKHNASVEKSQVGFIDYIVHPLWETWADLVHPDAQDILDTLEDNREWYQSTIPQSPSPAPDEQEEGRQGQTDKFQFELTLEEDGESDTEKDSGSQVEEDTSCSDSKTLCTQDSESTEIPLDEQVDEEECQIEPSALEEELSPDT; this is encoded by the exons TTCAAGAGAATGCTCAACCGGGAGCTTACCCACTTATCTGAAATGAGCCGGTCCGGCAACCAGGTCTCCGAATATATTTCAAACACATTTTTAG ATAAACAACATGAAGTGGAAATGCCTTCACAGGCCCagaaggagaaagagaaagagaaaaaaaagagacccaTGTCCCAGATCAGTGGGGTGAAAAAACTAATGCACAGCTCTAGCTTAACAAATTCAAATATCCCCAGGTTTGGAGTCAAAACTGAACATGAGGATTCTCTAGCCAAG GAACTTGATGATGTGAACAGATGGGGCCTTAATGTTTTTAAAGTAGCAGAGCATTCTGGAAACCGTCCTCTAACAGTCGTCATACACACTATTTTTCAG GAACGAGATCTATTGAAGACATTTAAAATTCCAGTGGAGACTTTAGTTACGTACTTAATGACTCTAGAGGATCATTACCATGCTGATGTGGCTTATCATAATAACATACATGCAGCGGATGTTGCACAGTCTACCCACGTGCTGCTATCGACCCCAGCTTTAGAG GCAGTCTTCACTGATCTGGAAATTCTTGCTGCAATCTTTGCCAGTGCAATACATGATGTTGACCATCCTGGAGTTTCCAACCAGTTTCTTATCAACACAA ACTCAGAATTAGCCTTGATGTACAATGATTCATCCGTCCTGGAGAACCACCATTTAGCTGTGGGCTTTAAGCTGCTGCAAGAAGAGAATTGTGACATTTTCCAGAACTTGACCAAAAAGCAGAGACAATCACTAAGGAAAATGGTCATTGACATA GTGCTTGCAACGGACATGTCTAAGCATATGAACTTATTGGCTGATTTGAAAACAATGGTTGAAACAAAGAAAGTGACAAGCTCGGGGGTCCTCCTTCTTGATAACTATTCAGACAGGATACAG GTTCTGCAGAATATGGTGCATTGTGCAGATTTAAGCAATCCAACCAAACCTCTGCAGCTGTACCGACATTGGACGGATAGAATAATGGAGGAGTTCTTCAGGCAAGGAGACCGGGAAAGGGAAAGGGGCATGGAAATTAGTCCCATGTGTGATAAGCACAATGCATCTGTTGAAAAATCACAG GTGGGGTTCATAGACTACATTGTTCATCCTTTGTGGGAGACATGGGCAGACCTTGTTCACCCTGATGCCCAGGATATTTTGGACACATTGGAGGACAATCGTGAATGGTACCAGAGCACAATTCCTCAGAGTCCATCCCCTGCACCAGACGAGCAGGAAGAAGGTAGACAAGGCCAAACTGACAAATTCCAGTTTGAACTTACACTAGAAGAGGATGGGGAGTCGGACACAGAAAAGGACAGTGGAAGTCAAGTGGAAGAAGACACCAGCTGCAGTGACTCAAAAACTCTTTGTACCCAGGACTCAGAATCTACCGAAATTCCACTTGACGAGCAAGTGGATGAAGAAGAATGCCAGATAGAACCTAGCGCACTAGAGGAAGAACTTTCTCCTGACACGTAA